In the Candidatus Binatia bacterium genome, TCAAACTCACTATCGATCTCGACCTGCAACACGCCGCCCATCGCGCGTTGGGAGAGCGCGACGGCAGCGTCGTGGCCATCGACCCGCGCAACGGCGAGATCCTCGCCATGGTGAGCCACCCGAGTTTCGACCCGAACACCTTTGCCCGCGGGATTCGCCCACAAGAGTGGCGAACGTTGATTAGCGATCGTTCGCGCCCGTTGATGAACCGGGCGATTCAAGGCCAGTACCCACCCGGATCGACGTTCAAGTTCATCGTGGCGGCGGCGGCTTTGGAGGAAGGGGTGGTGAACCCATTTACGCACGTGAATTGCCCTGGGGGGTTGTCCTTCGGCAACCATTACTTCCGCTGCTGGCGCAAGGGTGGCCACGGGAGCGTCAACGTGCACGAGGCCCTGGTGCAATCTTGCGATACGTTTTTCTATCAAGTTGCGCAACGACTCGGGGTCGATGTGATCGCCGCTTATGCCCGCAAGTTCGGCTTGGGGAGCCCCACGGGGATCGCTCTGGAACATGAGCGCGGCGGTGTGATTCCTGACAGCGCATGGAAGCAGCGCCGCTTTCGCCAACCGTGGTACGCAGGGGAAACCTTGTCCGTGGCCATCGGGCAGGGTTACGTCACCGCAACTCCACTGCAGATGGCCAACGCTGTGGCCATGCTCGCGACCGGCAAACGCTTTCGCCCGCACTTTGTGCTGCAGGTGGAAAGTCCGGAAGGAGAAGTCGTTGCTCGCGAGGAACCCGAAGAGGTGGAGCGGCTTGACCTCCGTGCCACCACCCTCAAACAAATCCGCGATGCGCTGCGCGATGTGGTCGAGAGCGAACGCGGCACAGGGAAGAAAGCGCGGCTGCGGGGCATCCCGGTGGCGGGGAAGACTGGCACCTCGCAAGTGGTCAAGCTCGGCAAGGATCGCACCAAACCCGAGCGCCTGCCGCGCCACCATCGCGATCATGCGTGGTTCGTCGCCTATGCGCCGGCGGACGACCCGGAGATTGCCGCGGCTGCCATTGTCGAGCATGCCGATGGTGGAGGAGGGCAAGTGGCTGCGCCGCTCGTCCGCGAAGTGTTGAGCGAGTATTTTGCACTGAAGGAACAGAGGGAGAGGCGCTCGTATGCTCAGGATCGATCGCCGGCTGATCGCACACTTTGACTGGCCGCTGCTCTTTGCCGTGTGTTTGCTGCTCGGCGTTGGGCTGCTCACGGTGTTGAGCGCCACGCATAACGCGGAACAATTGGTTAGTGGCTTGTTTCTCCGCCAACTGGCATGGGCAGCGGTTGGCAGTGTTGCGATGGTTGCCGCTCTGTCGTTCGATTACAACGCCCTCAAGCGCTGGGGGTGGCTGCTGTATGCGATCGCCCTTGTGCTGCTCGTGTTGGTGGCGCTAGCGGGCGTGAAGGTGGGCGGCGCGCGTCGTTGGCTCAGCTTTGCTGGGGTGTCCTTTCAGCCCTCGGAGATTGCGAAGCTCTCCGTGGTGGTGATGGTGGCGAGCTTCCTCCACCATCGTGTGAGCGAGGAGCTGTTGCACTGGAAGTCTGTCTTCGTGGCGTTGCTCATTGCCGGAGTGCCGTCCCTCCTGATCCTTAGGCAGCCCGATCTCGGTACCGCGTTGGTAGTCCTTGCTGTTGCGATGGCCATGCTCGTCGTTGCCGGACTCTCGCTGCGGTGGGTGGCGGCGGCG is a window encoding:
- the mrdA gene encoding penicillin-binding protein 2; amino-acid sequence: MTWTTLKHREAPSLLRRRVRWCLVAAALVFVPLTARLWYLQVLHGEEMRLLADNNRIRLHRVQATRGTVVDRFGRVIIDSRPSFDAVFVPEDADDPAGTIENLAALLGLNSAELQQAVKKRGIRPFQEVVVKRDLSFEEVAAVETHQWDLPGVSLKITPRRSYPHGPLLAHLTGYVGEVSAEEIERDPSYRMGDMAGKSGLERGWERFLRGVDGGQQVEVDSLGRRLKVLSEVAEIPGHTVKLTIDLDLQHAAHRALGERDGSVVAIDPRNGEILAMVSHPSFDPNTFARGIRPQEWRTLISDRSRPLMNRAIQGQYPPGSTFKFIVAAAALEEGVVNPFTHVNCPGGLSFGNHYFRCWRKGGHGSVNVHEALVQSCDTFFYQVAQRLGVDVIAAYARKFGLGSPTGIALEHERGGVIPDSAWKQRRFRQPWYAGETLSVAIGQGYVTATPLQMANAVAMLATGKRFRPHFVLQVESPEGEVVAREEPEEVERLDLRATTLKQIRDALRDVVESERGTGKKARLRGIPVAGKTGTSQVVKLGKDRTKPERLPRHHRDHAWFVAYAPADDPEIAAAAIVEHADGGGGQVAAPLVREVLSEYFALKEQRERRSYAQDRSPADRTL
- the rodA gene encoding rod shape-determining protein RodA yields the protein MLRIDRRLIAHFDWPLLFAVCLLLGVGLLTVLSATHNAEQLVSGLFLRQLAWAAVGSVAMVAALSFDYNALKRWGWLLYAIALVLLVLVALAGVKVGGARRWLSFAGVSFQPSEIAKLSVVVMVASFLHHRVSEELLHWKSVFVALLIAGVPSLLILRQPDLGTALVVLAVAMAMLVVAGLSLRWVAAALLSAVPVLPYVWHHLKPYQQRRLLMFLDPEQDPLGHGYHIIQSKIAIGSGMWSGKGFLHGTQYRLNFLPEQHTDFIFAVFAEEWGFVGGCVLLGLYAFLLYRCWVAITRARDSFGVLLGFGVTAMIFVQVLVNVGMAAGALPVVGVTLPFLSYGGSSLLACMVGVGLLLNISMRRFTF